Proteins from one Loktanella sp. M215 genomic window:
- a CDS encoding ATP-binding protein — MKTTPPTARAVEADLRNQHLLIQLRWIAMGGQVATIAFVALVLKVDLPLEWMAATLAALLVLNLVSLAALRRGRVPGAAWSLMIDAILLTVQLGLSGGATNPFTALYLLQITLAAVLLRPRDCWIFIGLTALLAGALTIIFLPLQLPDDETIFGVYLIGMLVALVIDAVLIAAFVTRINRNLRDRDARLADMRQQAAEEDHIVRMGLLASGAAHELGTPLALISVILSDWRTLTATRDDADLQHDVAQMQKAVDRCKGIVGEILRSSGETRGIAPGPSSVNAFLDDLVEEWTESRQTDALRFYNRVADDVPILTDPSIKQLVTAVLDNALEASPTRIYLTAMRQDDALVLRIDDRGPGFDTEVLEKFGKPYNSTKPGAAKGVGLFLVVNAIHKLGGEVKAANHPAGGACVTIRLPLARLAMAKGAADDPRRTDSDRRG; from the coding sequence GTGAAAACCACCCCTCCCACGGCGCGCGCGGTCGAGGCCGATCTGCGGAACCAGCACCTGCTGATCCAGCTGCGCTGGATCGCCATGGGCGGACAGGTGGCCACCATCGCGTTTGTCGCCCTCGTCCTGAAGGTGGATCTGCCGCTGGAGTGGATGGCCGCGACGCTTGCGGCCCTGCTGGTGCTAAACCTCGTCAGCCTTGCAGCCCTGCGGCGGGGACGCGTCCCTGGCGCCGCATGGTCCCTGATGATCGACGCGATCCTGCTGACCGTCCAGTTGGGCCTGTCGGGCGGCGCCACCAATCCGTTCACGGCACTTTACCTGTTGCAGATCACTCTTGCGGCAGTCCTGCTGCGCCCGCGCGACTGCTGGATCTTCATCGGCCTGACGGCGCTGCTGGCGGGCGCACTGACGATCATCTTCTTGCCGCTGCAACTACCAGACGACGAGACGATCTTCGGCGTCTATCTGATCGGCATGCTGGTGGCGCTGGTGATCGACGCCGTGTTGATCGCGGCCTTCGTCACCCGCATCAACCGCAACCTGCGCGACCGCGACGCGCGGCTGGCCGACATGCGCCAGCAGGCGGCAGAGGAAGACCACATCGTCCGCATGGGCCTGCTTGCCTCGGGTGCGGCGCACGAACTCGGCACGCCGCTGGCGCTGATTTCGGTGATCCTCAGCGACTGGCGCACCCTGACCGCCACCCGCGACGACGCCGACCTGCAGCACGACGTGGCCCAGATGCAAAAGGCCGTGGACCGCTGCAAGGGCATCGTGGGCGAGATCCTGCGATCCTCCGGCGAGACGCGCGGCATCGCCCCTGGTCCGTCCAGCGTGAACGCCTTCCTCGACGATCTGGTCGAGGAGTGGACCGAAAGCCGCCAGACCGATGCCCTGCGGTTCTACAACCGCGTCGCGGACGATGTGCCGATCCTGACCGACCCGTCGATCAAGCAACTGGTCACTGCCGTGCTGGACAACGCGCTGGAAGCGTCACCCACCCGCATCTACCTGACCGCGATGCGGCAGGACGACGCGCTGGTCCTGCGGATCGACGACCGCGGCCCCGGCTTCGATACTGAAGTCCTTGAGAAGTTTGGAAAACCCTACAATTCCACCAAGCCCGGCGCCGCCAAGGGCGTCGGCTTGTTTCTGGTCGTGAACGCGATACATAAACTTGGTGGAGAGGTGAAAGCGGCGAACCATCCGGCGGGTGGCGCCTGTGTGACGATTAGACTGCCGCTGGCCCGACTGGCCATGGCGAAAGGTGCAGCCGATGACCCCAGACGCACGGATTCTGATCGTCGAGGATGA
- a CDS encoding response regulator transcription factor, protein MTPDARILIVEDDDDLALTLQRSLGRRGFTVDRVASADALRDYLTADSPSHAVVDLKLSGESGLVCVDVLHNHAPDMRIVVLTGFASIATAVEAIKLGACNYLTKPSNTDDILAAFDRVAGDAEVQPSHRPTTIKTLEWETIHQTLVDTDFNISETARRLGMHRRTLARKLEKRQVQ, encoded by the coding sequence ATGACCCCAGACGCACGGATTCTGATCGTCGAGGATGACGACGACCTTGCCCTGACCCTGCAGCGCTCGCTCGGGCGGCGCGGCTTCACGGTGGACCGCGTCGCCTCTGCAGACGCGCTGCGGGACTATCTGACAGCGGACAGTCCCAGCCACGCCGTCGTCGATCTGAAACTCTCGGGTGAATCCGGTCTCGTCTGTGTCGATGTCCTGCACAACCACGCGCCGGACATGCGGATCGTCGTGCTGACCGGATTTGCCAGCATCGCCACCGCCGTCGAGGCGATCAAGCTGGGCGCCTGCAACTACCTGACGAAGCCGTCGAATACCGACGATATACTTGCCGCCTTTGACCGCGTTGCAGGCGACGCAGAGGTGCAGCCGTCGCACCGGCCCACGACGATCAAGACCTTGGAATGGGAAACCATCCACCAGACGCTGGTGGATACGGATTTCAACATCTCGGAAACCGCGCGGCGACTGGGGATGCACCGCCGGACACTGGCCCGCAAGCTGGAAAAGCGGCAGGTCCAGTAG
- a CDS encoding lytic murein transglycosylase, with the protein MQATRRTFSLGAAMAFLAACGGRTTGLALTNAGPRAPDPVMVAVPDAGWDAWVAAFKGRAAGQGISQATLSSSFARAGFLPEVIEKDRNQTEFSRTLEEYLAIAASDERVSKGRANFARYRDVLAQIEARYGVEANVVTAVWGLESMYGERRGNVSVVSALSTLGYEGRRGAFFEDQLIAALRILQNGDTTPDRMTGSWAGAMGHTQFIPTSYLGYAVDFTGDGRRDIWADDPTDALASTASYLARSGWKKGQAWGGEDGAPGAAFGTRRIQPQPGGPVFVVGPNFNAIKRYNNSDSYAIGVGHLADRIAGAGPIRGSFPPDRYGMTADQREQLQVRLTAAGFDTGGTDGVLGGKSRAAIAAYQQQNGLPATGEPSLDLLRRLG; encoded by the coding sequence ATGCAGGCGACAAGACGGACATTCTCACTCGGGGCCGCGATGGCCTTTCTTGCGGCCTGCGGGGGCCGCACCACGGGCTTGGCTTTGACCAACGCCGGCCCGCGGGCGCCGGATCCGGTTATGGTGGCCGTCCCAGACGCCGGCTGGGATGCCTGGGTCGCAGCCTTCAAGGGGAGGGCGGCGGGGCAAGGCATTTCTCAGGCCACGCTCTCGTCATCCTTTGCCCGCGCGGGATTCCTGCCAGAGGTGATCGAAAAGGACCGCAACCAGACCGAATTCAGCCGCACGCTGGAGGAATATCTCGCCATCGCCGCCTCTGACGAGCGGGTCAGCAAGGGTCGCGCCAATTTTGCCCGCTACCGCGACGTGCTGGCGCAGATCGAGGCCCGCTACGGCGTGGAGGCCAACGTCGTCACAGCTGTCTGGGGTCTGGAAAGCATGTATGGCGAACGCAGGGGCAATGTCTCCGTCGTCTCGGCCCTCTCGACCCTGGGCTACGAAGGTCGGCGCGGCGCCTTCTTCGAGGATCAGCTGATCGCCGCCCTGCGCATCCTGCAGAACGGCGACACCACGCCGGACCGCATGACCGGCAGCTGGGCGGGCGCCATGGGGCACACCCAGTTCATCCCCACATCCTACCTCGGCTATGCCGTCGATTTTACCGGCGACGGGCGGCGCGACATCTGGGCGGACGATCCGACCGATGCGCTGGCCAGCACGGCCTCCTACCTCGCTCGGTCGGGGTGGAAAAAGGGTCAGGCCTGGGGCGGCGAGGACGGCGCGCCCGGTGCTGCCTTCGGCACCCGCCGCATCCAGCCGCAGCCCGGCGGACCCGTCTTCGTGGTCGGGCCGAACTTCAACGCGATCAAGCGCTACAACAACTCTGACAGCTACGCGATCGGGGTCGGGCATCTGGCCGACCGGATTGCCGGGGCCGGTCCGATCCGCGGCAGTTTCCCCCCCGACCGTTACGGCATGACCGCCGACCAGCGCGAACAGTTGCAAGTCCGCCTGACCGCCGCAGGGTTCGATACCGGCGGCACCGACGGCGTGCTGGGCGGCAAGTCCCGCGCCGCAATCGCGGCCTACCAGCAGCAGAACGGCCTGCCCGCGACCGGAGAGCCGTCTTTGGACCTGTTACGCCGTCTGGGCTGA
- a CDS encoding efflux RND transporter permease subunit, with amino-acid sequence MARFFIDRPIFAWVIALFISGLGVLSILSLPISQYPQIASPSVSINASYPGASADTVANTVTQVIEQQMTGLDGLRYFSSSSSSSGGASITLTFETGIDPDIAQVQVQNKLSQATALLPEVVQRQGVTVQKSSSGFLMVVALISEDGSYNATDLSDYLATNVVNDISRVDGVGSVQVFGAQYAMRIWLDPAKLAAFNLTPTDVVNAVAEENAQISAGAFGSRPTVDGQQLNATITAQSLLRTPEDFEQVVIRAETDGGLVLLNDVARVEIGAENYSTISRYNRSNSTGMAISLAPGANALDAADAVKARLEELSDFFPAGVTYVVPYDTTPFVLISIEEVVKTLVEAVVLVFLVMLLFLQNFRATIIPTLVVPVVLLGTFGILAAFGFSINSLTMLAMVLAIGLLVDDAIVVVENVERIMEQEGATPLEATRKSMDEITGALIGIAVVLTAVFIPMAFFPGSTGVIYKQFSITIVSAMVLSVVMALTLTPALCATMLKPKKEGKRRGPFGWFNAGFGKTLSGYAASIGWIVRRPFRVGLVYVVIIAATVFLFLRTPGGFLPEEDQGILFTLIQTPTGATAERTLDVLKQVEDYFIDKESDIVESTFGVVGFSFGGRGQNQALAFVRLKDWEERTAPDQTVQALAGRAFGALSQIQDAQVFPIVPPSVIELGNASGFDMYLEARAGQTHEELLAARNQFLGLAAQSPLIASARPNGLEDAAQFNLDIDWRKAGAMGVSATDVGTLLTTAWAGRYVNDFIDRDRIKRVYVQGEAESRATPSDLDKWRVRNDSGGLVPFSNFSTASWVFGPQGVNRYNGIPAMQIQGTPAPGVSTGEAIAEVERLVGELPPGFGAAWTGLSLEEQQSGNQAPLLYALSLAAVFLALAALYESWSIPFAVMLAMPIGVLGTLLAAWIGGFENGVFFQVGLLTVIGLTGKNAILIVEFAREQMEAGASVIDSAIEAARQRFRPIIMTSMAFSLGVVPLVLSTGAGSGGRTAIGAGVLGGTLTATIIGVLFVPLFFVVIAKLTGAGKPKTDA; translated from the coding sequence ATGGCCCGTTTCTTCATCGACCGACCGATCTTTGCCTGGGTCATTGCGCTGTTCATTTCGGGCCTCGGCGTGCTTTCGATCCTGTCGCTGCCGATCTCGCAGTATCCGCAGATCGCCTCGCCCTCGGTCTCGATCAACGCCTCCTACCCCGGCGCCTCGGCGGATACCGTCGCCAACACCGTGACACAGGTGATCGAACAGCAGATGACCGGCCTTGACGGGTTGCGTTACTTCTCGTCCAGTTCGTCGTCCTCCGGCGGCGCCAGCATCACCCTGACGTTCGAGACAGGCATCGACCCCGACATCGCGCAGGTGCAGGTCCAGAACAAGCTGTCGCAGGCCACAGCCCTGCTGCCGGAAGTCGTGCAACGCCAGGGCGTTACGGTGCAAAAGTCATCTTCGGGCTTCCTCATGGTCGTGGCGCTGATTTCCGAGGATGGCAGCTACAACGCGACCGACCTGTCGGACTATCTGGCCACCAACGTCGTCAATGACATCAGCCGCGTCGACGGCGTCGGCTCCGTTCAGGTCTTCGGCGCGCAATATGCCATGCGGATCTGGCTGGACCCGGCGAAGCTCGCGGCCTTCAACCTGACCCCGACCGACGTCGTGAACGCGGTGGCCGAAGAAAACGCCCAGATTTCCGCCGGCGCCTTTGGCAGCAGGCCGACCGTCGACGGCCAGCAATTGAACGCCACGATCACCGCCCAGTCCCTGCTGCGCACGCCAGAGGATTTCGAGCAGGTCGTCATCCGCGCCGAAACCGACGGCGGCCTCGTGCTGCTGAACGACGTGGCAAGGGTCGAGATCGGGGCCGAGAACTACTCCACCATCTCGCGCTACAACCGCTCCAACTCCACCGGCATGGCGATTTCCCTCGCACCGGGCGCCAACGCGCTGGATGCCGCCGACGCGGTCAAGGCCCGGCTGGAGGAGTTGTCGGACTTCTTCCCCGCAGGCGTGACCTACGTCGTCCCCTACGACACGACCCCCTTCGTGCTGATCTCGATCGAAGAAGTGGTCAAGACACTGGTCGAGGCCGTCGTGCTGGTGTTTCTCGTCATGCTGCTGTTCCTGCAGAACTTCCGCGCGACGATCATCCCGACGCTGGTGGTGCCGGTCGTGCTGCTGGGTACCTTCGGCATCCTCGCGGCTTTCGGCTTTTCGATCAACTCGCTGACGATGCTCGCGATGGTGCTGGCGATCGGTCTGCTGGTCGATGACGCCATCGTCGTCGTGGAAAACGTCGAACGCATCATGGAACAGGAAGGTGCCACGCCACTAGAGGCGACGCGCAAATCCATGGACGAGATCACCGGCGCACTGATCGGTATCGCGGTGGTGCTGACGGCCGTGTTCATCCCGATGGCCTTCTTCCCCGGATCGACCGGCGTCATCTACAAGCAATTCTCGATCACCATCGTCTCGGCCATGGTGCTGTCGGTCGTGATGGCGCTGACACTGACCCCTGCCCTGTGCGCCACGATGCTCAAGCCCAAGAAGGAAGGTAAACGCCGCGGCCCCTTCGGCTGGTTCAACGCAGGGTTCGGCAAGACGCTGTCAGGCTACGCAGCCAGCATCGGCTGGATCGTGCGCCGTCCGTTCCGGGTGGGTCTCGTCTACGTCGTGATCATCGCGGCGACGGTCTTTCTGTTCCTGCGCACGCCGGGCGGCTTCCTGCCGGAAGAAGACCAAGGCATCCTCTTTACCCTGATCCAGACCCCGACCGGTGCCACCGCAGAACGTACCCTCGACGTGCTCAAGCAGGTCGAAGATTACTTCATCGACAAGGAATCCGACATCGTTGAATCGACCTTCGGCGTCGTCGGTTTCAGCTTTGGCGGTCGGGGCCAAAACCAGGCGCTCGCCTTCGTCCGGCTCAAGGATTGGGAGGAGCGCACTGCGCCTGACCAGACCGTGCAGGCGCTTGCGGGGCGTGCCTTCGGTGCACTTAGCCAGATTCAGGACGCGCAGGTGTTCCCCATCGTGCCGCCCTCGGTCATCGAACTCGGCAACGCCTCCGGCTTTGACATGTACCTCGAAGCCCGCGCGGGTCAGACCCACGAAGAGCTTCTGGCCGCCCGCAACCAGTTCCTTGGCCTCGCGGCGCAAAGCCCGCTGATCGCCTCTGCCCGCCCGAACGGGCTGGAGGATGCGGCCCAGTTCAACCTCGACATCGACTGGCGCAAGGCCGGCGCCATGGGCGTGTCCGCGACCGACGTCGGCACACTGCTGACAACGGCATGGGCCGGGCGTTACGTCAACGACTTCATCGACCGGGATCGGATCAAGCGCGTCTATGTGCAGGGCGAGGCGGAATCGCGCGCGACGCCGTCGGATCTGGACAAGTGGCGGGTGCGCAACGACAGCGGCGGGCTGGTGCCGTTTTCCAACTTCTCGACCGCCTCATGGGTCTTTGGCCCGCAGGGCGTGAACCGCTACAACGGCATCCCCGCCATGCAGATCCAGGGCACGCCCGCGCCCGGCGTCAGCACCGGCGAAGCGATTGCGGAAGTAGAGCGGCTGGTGGGCGAGTTGCCTCCCGGCTTTGGTGCCGCATGGACAGGTCTGTCACTCGAAGAACAGCAAAGCGGCAATCAGGCGCCCCTCCTCTACGCCCTGTCGCTCGCGGCGGTGTTCCTCGCCCTTGCGGCGCTTTACGAAAGCTGGTCGATCCCCTTTGCCGTCATGCTCGCCATGCCGATCGGTGTGCTGGGCACGCTGCTGGCCGCCTGGATCGGCGGGTTCGAAAACGGCGTGTTCTTTCAGGTCGGCCTGCTGACGGTCATCGGCCTGACCGGCAAGAACGCTATCCTGATCGTCGAATTCGCGCGCGAACAGATGGAGGCCGGCGCGTCGGTCATCGACTCGGCGATCGAGGCGGCGCGCCAGCGCTTTCGCCCGATCATCATGACGTCTATGGCGTTCTCCCTCGGTGTCGTGCCGCTTGTGCTGTCGACCGGCGCAGGTTCGGGCGGACGGACGGCCATCGGTGCCGGCGTGCTGGGCGGCACCCTGACCGCGACGATCATCGGTGTGCTGTTCGTGCCGCTGTTCTTCGTCGTGATCGCCAAGCTGACCGGGGCCGGCAAGCCGAAGACGGACGCCTGA
- a CDS encoding DUF1850 domain-containing protein, which yields MSTCLAVGAAVLHLTAGTFTLHWTHSIEHVAWEEDWTVLPDALRLDQSRIKGSGAGMEPGQDAVLQGDWWVSPGHLTVPALTLAASGATGQGWTFCADGACRTLGADAGPPISIAPCPS from the coding sequence ATGAGCACCTGTCTGGCGGTCGGGGCAGCGGTGCTGCACCTGACCGCCGGAACATTTACGCTCCACTGGACCCATTCCATCGAACACGTCGCGTGGGAGGAGGACTGGACGGTGTTGCCAGACGCCTTGCGGCTGGACCAATCCCGGATCAAGGGGTCTGGCGCCGGGATGGAACCCGGACAGGATGCCGTTCTGCAAGGGGACTGGTGGGTTTCACCCGGGCATCTGACGGTGCCTGCGCTGACACTTGCCGCATCGGGTGCCACGGGGCAGGGGTGGACGTTCTGTGCCGACGGCGCCTGCCGCACCTTGGGTGCGGACGCGGGACCTCCGATCAGCATCGCGCCCTGTCCGTCCTGA
- a CDS encoding TRAP transporter permease, whose amino-acid sequence MSDTLTPPEPQEGHEVNFGDDAMGRLLFWIAVAFSVFQIVTAAHIVDMASQITRAVHVGFLTLLAFPLVAYGRNLSVSFKALAWAFALAGVAVALYQWWEYQPLIMRAGRPLTQDIVVGVIALIVVFAAAWTMMGFALPLIAGMFLGYCLFGEYLPSPLNHRGYSFSQVIDHMAFGTEGIYGIPTYVSSTYIFLFILFGSFLERAGMIRLFTDVAMGLFGHRQGGAAKVAVVSSGLMGTISGSGVANVVTTGQFTIPLMKKFGYRPAFAGGVEATASMGGQIMPPVMGAVAFIMAETLDVPYVEVVKAALIPAILYFASAFWMVHLEAGRYGLRGLNRDELPSARKAIKENWMLLVPLGVLVYLLFGGYTPLFAGTIGLGLTVLLILGGSAVLNLAPGVMRIIFWLCLGLVAAGFLQFGINVLIAALVALIVWCALTRGGRETLILCRDSLAEGAKTALPVGVACALVGIIIGTMTLTGAANTFGQFIVAVGQNSLLLSLILTMFTCILLGMGIPTIPNYIITSSIAGPALLALGVPLIVSHMFVFYFGILADLTPPVALACFAAAPIAKESGLKISIEAIKVAAAGFVIPFMAVYTPALMLQAGGPLAEAIGYWPAVAYIVFKTVLCIGMWGAAVIGWLGRPLGWPLRILAVVAAATLIAALPLTDEIGFALVALFVGLVVLERRRALA is encoded by the coding sequence ATGTCCGATACGCTTACTCCGCCAGAGCCGCAGGAGGGCCACGAGGTCAACTTTGGCGATGACGCCATGGGCCGACTGCTGTTCTGGATTGCGGTTGCTTTCTCGGTCTTTCAGATCGTCACCGCCGCCCATATCGTCGACATGGCCAGCCAGATCACACGTGCGGTCCATGTCGGATTTCTGACACTTCTGGCCTTTCCCTTAGTGGCATACGGGCGAAACCTGTCGGTTTCGTTCAAGGCATTGGCGTGGGCGTTCGCGCTCGCTGGGGTCGCCGTGGCACTTTATCAATGGTGGGAATACCAGCCGCTGATCATGCGCGCAGGGCGACCGCTGACGCAGGACATCGTCGTCGGGGTCATCGCCCTGATTGTCGTGTTTGCCGCGGCCTGGACGATGATGGGCTTTGCCCTGCCGCTGATCGCGGGCATGTTCCTTGGCTACTGTCTGTTCGGGGAATACCTGCCGTCGCCGCTGAACCATCGCGGCTACAGCTTCAGCCAGGTCATCGACCACATGGCCTTCGGGACCGAAGGCATTTACGGTATTCCGACATACGTATCAAGCACTTATATCTTCCTCTTCATCCTGTTCGGGTCGTTTCTGGAACGCGCGGGCATGATCCGGCTGTTCACCGACGTCGCGATGGGCCTTTTCGGCCACCGGCAGGGGGGCGCTGCCAAGGTCGCCGTCGTGTCGTCGGGCCTGATGGGCACGATCTCGGGCTCTGGGGTGGCGAACGTCGTGACGACGGGGCAGTTCACCATCCCGCTGATGAAGAAGTTCGGCTATCGCCCCGCCTTTGCCGGCGGGGTCGAGGCGACGGCATCGATGGGTGGGCAGATCATGCCGCCGGTGATGGGGGCCGTCGCCTTCATCATGGCCGAAACGCTGGACGTGCCTTACGTCGAGGTTGTGAAGGCTGCACTGATCCCGGCGATCCTCTACTTCGCCTCGGCCTTCTGGATGGTGCATCTGGAGGCGGGGCGCTACGGCCTGCGCGGCCTGAACCGGGACGAACTGCCGTCAGCGCGCAAGGCAATCAAGGAAAACTGGATGCTGCTGGTCCCACTGGGGGTGCTGGTCTACCTCCTGTTCGGGGGATACACGCCGCTGTTTGCGGGCACCATTGGGCTGGGGCTGACGGTCTTGCTGATCCTTGGCGGGTCTGCGGTCCTGAATCTGGCCCCGGGTGTTATGCGCATCATCTTCTGGCTGTGCCTCGGCCTTGTTGCCGCCGGTTTCCTGCAATTTGGCATCAACGTCCTGATCGCGGCACTGGTGGCGCTGATCGTCTGGTGCGCTCTGACCAGGGGCGGGCGAGAGACGCTGATCCTGTGCCGGGATTCGCTGGCAGAGGGTGCCAAGACAGCGCTGCCCGTCGGTGTGGCCTGCGCGCTGGTCGGCATCATCATCGGGACCATGACCCTGACGGGCGCGGCCAATACGTTTGGCCAGTTCATCGTGGCCGTGGGCCAGAACAGCCTGCTGCTGAGCCTGATCCTGACGATGTTCACCTGCATCCTTCTGGGTATGGGGATCCCGACGATCCCCAACTACATCATCACGTCCTCCATCGCCGGTCCCGCGCTGCTGGCGCTGGGGGTGCCGCTGATCGTCAGCCACATGTTCGTCTTCTACTTCGGCATCCTCGCGGATCTGACGCCACCCGTGGCGCTGGCCTGCTTTGCCGCAGCGCCCATCGCCAAGGAAAGCGGGCTGAAGATCAGCATTGAGGCGATCAAGGTCGCCGCCGCCGGCTTCGTCATTCCGTTCATGGCGGTCTACACGCCCGCCCTGATGCTGCAGGCGGGCGGACCCCTGGCCGAGGCGATCGGGTATTGGCCCGCCGTCGCCTATATCGTCTTCAAGACGGTGCTGTGCATCGGCATGTGGGGCGCCGCGGTCATCGGCTGGCTGGGCCGCCCGCTGGGCTGGCCGCTGCGGATACTCGCCGTCGTGGCAGCCGCCACCCTGATCGCGGCGCTGCCCCTGACGGACGAGATCGGTTTCGCATTGGTGGCGCTTTTCGTCGGTCTGGTCGTCCTGGAACGCCGCAGGGCGCTGGCATGA
- a CDS encoding TAXI family TRAP transporter solute-binding subunit yields the protein MINLKSALRGCAVASALVAAPFAASAQEFINVLTGGTSGVYYPLGAGLANIYGEKIEGVRTQVQSTKASVENLNLLQDGRGELGFALGDAVAAAWEGNADAGFPQKLDKLRGIAAIYPNYIQIVASADSGIADFESLKGKSLSVGAPASGTELNARAIFGAMSMSYEDLGKVEYLPFAESVELIKNRQLDATLQSAGLGVASIRDLASSQPITVVAVPASVAETLGAPYIAATIPAGTYDGQTEDVPTVAVSNFLVTSDAVSDEIAYQMTKQLFENLDTLVASHQAASQIDIANALEGMPIPLHPGAERYYREQGIIK from the coding sequence ATGATCAATCTGAAATCCGCATTGCGGGGCTGCGCGGTTGCGTCCGCACTTGTCGCCGCGCCCTTCGCCGCATCGGCGCAGGAGTTCATCAATGTACTGACCGGTGGCACATCGGGCGTCTATTATCCGCTGGGTGCCGGTCTGGCCAATATCTACGGCGAAAAGATCGAGGGCGTCCGTACGCAGGTCCAGTCCACCAAGGCCAGCGTCGAGAACCTGAACCTGCTGCAGGACGGGCGTGGAGAGTTGGGCTTTGCACTGGGCGATGCGGTCGCCGCCGCCTGGGAAGGCAACGCCGACGCCGGTTTTCCGCAGAAGCTGGACAAGCTGCGCGGCATCGCCGCGATCTATCCGAACTACATCCAGATCGTGGCCAGCGCCGATAGCGGCATCGCCGATTTCGAGAGCCTGAAGGGCAAGAGCCTGTCGGTCGGCGCGCCTGCATCCGGCACGGAACTGAACGCCCGCGCGATCTTTGGCGCCATGAGCATGAGCTACGAGGATCTGGGCAAGGTCGAATACCTGCCCTTCGCGGAATCCGTTGAGCTGATCAAGAACCGCCAGCTGGATGCCACGCTGCAATCCGCAGGCCTTGGTGTCGCCTCGATCCGTGACCTTGCGTCGTCGCAGCCGATCACCGTGGTCGCTGTCCCGGCTTCGGTCGCGGAAACGCTGGGCGCGCCCTACATCGCCGCCACGATCCCCGCCGGCACCTATGACGGCCAGACCGAGGATGTGCCGACCGTCGCCGTGTCGAACTTCCTCGTCACCAGTGACGCGGTCAGCGACGAGATCGCATACCAGATGACCAAGCAGCTGTTCGAGAACCTGGACACGCTGGTGGCATCGCATCAGGCGGCCAGCCAGATCGACATCGCCAACGCGCTGGAAGGCATGCCGATCCCGCTGCACCCGGGCGCAGAGCGGTATTACCGCGAGCAAGGCATCATCAAGTAA